Below is a genomic region from Gemmatimonadaceae bacterium.
GCTCGGCGCCCATTGCCAGAACGACGATCGCTACGAACAGCTGCTGCGGCGCGAGTACCTCGCCTACACGCTCTTCAACGAGCTGACGCCGCGCTCGTTCCGTGCCCGCCTCGCCTCGGCGACGTACGTCGATTCGGCAAATGGGAAGGTGGTCGCCGCGCGCGCCGCGATGTTCCTCGAGAACGAGGACGACATGGCGGCGCGGCAAGGCGGGCGCGTGCGCGAGCTGCGCCGCGCACTCTTCGACGACGTCGACCCCGGTACGCTCGATCGCATGGCGCTCTTCGAGTACATGATCGGCAACACCGATTGGTCGATCTACGCCTTGCACAACGTGCGCCTCGTGGTGACCGACTCCGTCGGCGTCCTCCCCATCCCCTACGATTTCGACTTCTCGGGCCTCGTCAATGCGCCCTACGCGGGCCCCGCGCCGCAACTACAGATCCGCAGCGTGCGCGAGCGCCTGTACCGCGGCCCCTGTCGCACGTGGGATGCGCTCGCCCCCACGGTCGCCGACTTCACCGCGCGCAAGGCGACGCTGATGGCGCTCGCCAGCAAGGTTCCGGGGCTGGAGAGCGGCGAGCGTCGCGACGCCGAGGAGTTCCTGTCGGACTTCTTCACCACCGCGGGCGACCGCGGCAACGCAACGCGCGCCTTCATCGACGGCTGCTTGCGAAAACCGGGCGCGTAGAAACGGTCATCCCGGCGCAGGCGCCGCCGCCGGGGCGCGCTCGCCCTCGCCGCGACTCAGTACCGAAGCGGCCACCATGTCACCGGTCACATTGGTCGTGGTGCGGAACATGTCGGGAATCGTGTCCACGCCGAGGAGGATCCCCATCCCCTCCACCGGAAGCCCCGCCGCCAGCAGCACGGGGACCATCACGATGATCGAGCCGGCCGGGATCCCGGGGACGGAGAACGTCGTCAGGACGACCGTGACGACGATCGTGGCCAATTGGGCGGGGGCCAGCGTGACGCCGTACAGGTGGGCGATGAAGACGATCCCCGTCGTGATGCCTAACGCACCGCCGATGCGGAAGGTGCTGGCGGCCAGCGGAAGGAAGAACGTCGTCACCTGCTCGGGAAGGCGCAGCCGCTCCCGCGCCGCCTCCATCATCGCCGGAAGCGCTGCCAGCGACGAGCGGGCGCTGAATGCCACCGCCTGCGCCGGGAAGGTGCCACGCGCAAAGGTCGCCACGGATGCCCGCCCGCCCACCGCCGCCAGCGGGTACATCACCACGACGGCAAACAGGACGCAGACGAACGCTGTGACGCCGATGTACCCCACCAGCGCCCCCGCCGCCGACAGCCCCAGCCTGGCCGCCAGCGGGACGGCGAGGGCAAAGACGCCCAGCGGCGCCGCCGCAAGCACCCAGCGCACGAGCGTCAGCGCCGCATCGGCCACGCCGCGAAAGAAGCGCACCATCAGCTCCTTCGTGTCGCCCGTTAGGCGCGTGAGCGCGAGCCCGAAGCACACCGAGAAGACGATCA
It encodes:
- a CDS encoding dicarboxylate/amino acid:cation symporter; its protein translation is MSLTTKVLIALALGMGVGILVSTTGSPALDALVPIIEPVGTLWINAIRMTVVPLVMGSIIVGVTSAPDARTIGRIGTRALAFFLVMLVAGGVFAAVVAPPLIGLIPIDPAAAAALRESGATAATAAAESVKKIPSFAQWLTDLVPINPVKAAADGAMLPLIVFSVCFGLALTRLTGDTKELMVRFFRGVADAALTLVRWVLAAAPLGVFALAVPLAARLGLSAAGALVGYIGVTAFVCVLFAVVVMYPLAAVGGRASVATFARGTFPAQAVAFSARSSLAALPAMMEAARERLRLPEQVTTFFLPLAASTFRIGGALGITTGIVFIAHLYGVTLAPAQLATIVVTVVLTTFSVPGIPAGSIIVMVPVLLAAGLPVEGMGILLGVDTIPDMFRTTTNVTGDMVAASVLSRGEGERAPAAAPAPG